The Ziziphus jujuba cultivar Dongzao chromosome 7, ASM3175591v1 genome includes a region encoding these proteins:
- the LOC107425464 gene encoding UBP1-associated protein 2A: protein MVRKRKLEPKTTEASEPSKKQQQQQQQQKVSEEPKPQKEPEDEAVEEDEEEDEEDVEEDEYEEYEEEEDEEEEDSDDEEEEEGNAANHAKTPSVSGVGGGVGGDDDEEESIQKLLEPFSKDQLLNLLIEASEKHGDVADLIRKVANEDPVNRKIFVHGLGWDTNAEALTAVFKQYGEIEDCKAVCDKVSGKSKGYGFILFKSRGGARRALKQPQKKIGNRMTACQLASVGPVPPSSTAAASGAPAPQSQPTSEYTLRKIYVSNVGAELDPQKLYTFFSKYGEIEEGPLGLDKMTGRPKGFCLFVYKSMESAKRALEEPHKNFEGHILHCQRAIDGPKPGKAQHQHQNQHQHQPHHNHNSHSHGNQFQRNENPGYVAGAATATAPGHLMAPAGPGIGFNQGPAAAQALNPALGQALTALLASQGAGLGLTNLLGSFGSTAAVNPGVPGTTGHGIQSAYGSQANISPGVIGGYGNQGAIPGGYPNQQIGPGGSGRGQHGVGQYGVGPTYMGH, encoded by the coding sequence ATGGTGAGGAAGCGAAAGCTGGAACCGAAAACGACGGAGGCATCGGAGCCCTCCAaaaagcaacaacaacaacaacaacaacagaagGTTAGCGAGGAACCAAAACCTCAGAAAGAACCAGAAGACGAAGCAGtcgaagaagatgaagaagaagacgaagaagacgTTGAAGAAGATGAATACGAAGAATAcgaagaggaagaagatgaagaagaagaagactcggacgatgaagaagaagaagaagggaatgCTGCTAATCACGCTAAAACGCCGTCGGTTTCGGGTGTGGGTGGTGGTGTtggtggtgatgatgatgaggaagaGTCTATTCAGAAGCTTCTGGAACCCTTCAGTAAAGACCAGCTATTGAATCTGCTAATTGAAGCTTCGGAAAAGCATGGGGATGTGGCGGATCTGATCCGGAAGGTCGCCAACGAAGACCCGGTCAACCGGAAGATATTCGTCCACGGGCTTGGCTGGGACACGAACGCGGAGGCACTCACCGCCGTGTTCAAGCAATACGGCGAGATCGAAGACTGCAAGGCCGTGTGTGATAAGGTCTCCGGGAAGTCCAAGGGTTACGGTTTCATTCTTTTCAAGAGTCGCGGCGGAGCTCGCAGGGCGCTGAAGCAGCCTCAGAAGAAGATTGGTAACCGCATGACTGCTTGCCAGCTAGCCTCGGTCGGCCCGGTCCCGCCCTCGAGCACCGCCGCAGCCTCCGGTGCCCCTGCTCCGCAGTCGCAGCCGACGTCGGAATATACACTGAGAAAGATTTATGTGAGCAATGTTGGAGCAGAGCTTGACCCGCAGAAGTTGTATACCTTCTTCTCCAAGTATGGAGAGATTGAGGAGGGGCCTCTGGGACTCGATAAGATGACTGGAAGGCCTAAAGGGTTTTGTTTATTCGTTTACAAGTCGATGGAGAGTGCAAAGAGAGCTCTTGAAGAGCCGCATAAGAATTTCGAGGGCCACATTTTGCATTGCCAGAGAGCAATCGATGGTCCTAAGCCGGGAAAGGCCCAGCATCAGCATCAGAACCAGCACCAGCACCAGCCCCACCATAACCATAATTCGCATTCGCATGGTAACCAATTCCAGAGGAATGAGAATCCTGGTTATGTTGCTGGGGCTGCGACTGCGACTGCCCCGGGCCATCTGATGGCACCGGCCGGCCCCGGGATTGGGTTTAACCAAGGGCCTGCGGCGGCCCAGGCATTGAACCCTGCCCTTGGCCAGGCTCTAACCGCGTTGCTTGCAAGTCAGGGTGCTGGGTTGGGGCTAACGAATTTGTTGGGATCTTTTGGGTCCACTGCGGCTGTGAATCCAGGTGTGCCAGGTACTACAGGCCATGGAATACAGAGTGCTTATGGAAGTCAAGCCAATATAAGCCCCGGAGTCATCGGAGGCTATGGAAATCAAGGTGCAATTCCGGGAGGTTATCCAAATCAGCAGATAGGGCCTGGTGGTTCTGGAAGAGGGCAACATGGTGTTGGACAATATGGTGTCGGTCCAACATACATGGGGCACTAG
- the LOC132804484 gene encoding uncharacterized protein LOC132804484, producing the protein MKTSWSLFACYGTSYIGGKKAFGENFGQVVASNKSPWLICGDRNEVVDVSEKQGGRGIWKRRLFLKEFMENVGGIDLGFNGERYTWTNGQTDQAAVKERLDRAIANKDWLEANPLAFVEYLNFEESNHCPFVIRSEGAKNKCNRTFGFFKAWTDQTSYKVVKKA; encoded by the coding sequence ATGAAGACTTCTTGGAGTTTATTTGCTTGTTATGGAACCTCCTATATAGGGGGAAAAAAGGCTTTTGGGGAGAACTTTGGACAAGTCGTAGCTAGTAATAAGTCTCCTTGGCTTATTTGTGGTGATCGCAATGAGGTGGTGGATGTCTCAGAAAAACAAGGAGGCCGAGGTATTTGGAAAAGAAGGTTGTTCCTGAAGGAGTTTATGGAGAATGTGGGAGGTATTGATCTGGGTTTTAATGGAGAGAGGTATACCTGGACTAATGGTCAAACTGATCAAGCAGCTGTAAAAGAAAGATTAGATAGAGCTATTGCAAACAAAGATTGGCTTGAAGCTAATCCTCTTGCTTTCGTTGAGTACCTCAATTTCGAGGAGTCGAATCACTGTCCGTTTGTTATCCGATCAGAAGGAGCTAAGAACAAATGTAATAGGACTTTTGGATTCTTCAAAGCTTGGACTGATCAAACAAGCTACAAAGTGGTTAAGAAAGCCTGA